Within the Spirochaetota bacterium genome, the region TAACGGCGATGGAGCCGCCGTAGACCCCTCCGATATTGTTCGGCGACACCTTGGCTGAATACCAGCGCGCCTCCCCGGCGCGATCAGCCGAGAAATCAAACTCGGCCTGGCCGCCCCGCCTGTTGGCGTCGAAGGCCGCGCCGAATTTTTCCGCCATGTCGCCGATCATGACATCGGAAAATATCTTGCCGACAGAATCGCAGCTGAATACACCGTCGCCAACGGAGCCGGGCGCATGGCAGAGCACGAACCTTCCCTCGCCGCTGAACACAAAGACCTGGTCGACCATGGCGGACAGGGTCGTCCGGAACTTTTCCTCGCTTTCACGAAGGGCGTTTACGGCGTTGTTGATCTGGGCTGACTTTTCGCGGAAGCTGTCATACAGGAGAGATATTTCCTCATAGGCGATGAATTGTTTCGGCAGATCCAGGCCCACCCTGTCTATATTCCATGCTCCAAGGTACGCGCTCAGCCTGCCGAGGGGCTGTATCATCTTCACCGACTGCCAGATTACCTTTGAGACGATCACCATGAAGATGACCGCCACGAACACAACTATGGATGCCTGCACCGAACGCACAATATCATATACGTTTTCAAGCGGGGTGAATATGGCGATATAATTGTCCAGTTTGGCGCTGTGCTTCTTCGTATACAGATATTTCTTTCCTGACAATTCCAATTCCTTTTCCGCACGGTCGGGAAGAACGTTCACCTGGTGGGACATGTCGGTGCTTAACAGTATATACCCGTCATTGGTGGCCAGCATAATAATGCTGTTCGCGTACCCGGCCATGCGGGATAGATACTCACGGAACTTCTCCATGCCGATCCGCCCGACGAGGAACCCGTCTCCCCTTTGTGCCGCAATATATACGCTAAGGCCGTCATTTTCAGGGGACCGGTACATAGGGGAATGACGCGGCTTTCCGGGACCCAGGCCCATCAGGAAAGGACCGACCTTGCTCTTGCCGAGGTCATAGCCGGCAAATATGTGGCTGTCTTCCTCCTTGGTTATTATCATGGCGATATGCAGTTTATTGTCGCAATAATAGATATCGGAAAAAACCGGGCGGAGCATGCTTGCCCTTTCCCTGTTCGGCATCTCCATGAAATTCGCAAAGGCCATGGTGTTATCATTTAAGAATTTTTCCACCATGATCTCGATGGTTTCTATTGATGTCACATGCCGCGCGATATACCGCTCCTTGATTCCCTTCTGCAGGGTATACAGGAGGAGTAGGGAAAAGAAGAGGGCAACGGCCAGAGTGAGGGCCTCGAGCAGGATGTAGGTGAACCGGATCGAACGCATCCCGCTAAAATTCCTTCGTAATATCGGTGATAAAATAGAGCGGCGCGTTGACATCGCCTTCCTTATCGAATACAATGGTGTTGAACCTGGTTTTGAATTTCTTCCTGTTGATGATATAGCGCCTGATCGAATCCGGGTCCCTGTGACCGGCCGAAACCGCGTCATGCAATATCTCCAGCGCGGTATACACGTTCAGGCTGATATACGTGGGAGAATAGCCGAACCTCTCTTTGAACCTTTTGAAATATTCGTCGATGGGCCCTCCCGGTTTTCTCGGTGGATAATGGGAGGGCATTACCGAATTGTTAACGGCATCGCCCAGGGTATCGAGGAGCGTCGGGGTCTTCATCCACGGCGTAAAGATGATGGGCGCCTTCGGGTTGACGCTCCGTATCGCCTGGGCGATGCTTCCGGACGCCACGTTGTAACCGCCGATCAGGAGATAAGCTATGCCAAACCCCCTATTCCTGATAAGCCTGTTGATGTCATCGATATTGAACTTGCCGATGGATATCTCGATGATGCCGCTGATCTGTTTTTTCAGATGCCGCTTGAAGTGGTCCAGCGCCGGGCCGGTATAGGCGTTATTGTCTGTATCACGGATAATGATGATGCCGTCGCCGGGGAGCCCGTTGATATATTCGGCGATGCTTTTCTGCTCGCTCCCGACGTCCTGTATGTTCCTGATTATATAATCATCCTTGTCTTTCAGGAGGGGAGTCGCCGCGCCGGTTACGAAGGTCAGGACATGGTCTCGTTGTATTAATTTTTCAAGGGCCAGGGCGCAATTGGACGTATGGCTCGTAACAAGAATCCGGATCCCCCTCTTTTCCAATTCTCCGTACGCCTCTACCGCCCTGGCGGGATTCCACCCGTCATCGAGGGGAATGATCTCCATATTATTGACGTTATTGTCATCGAGGAAGAGCTTGGACGCGTTTATCTCGCTGGATCCGACGATGGAGCCGGCCTCAAGCTTGGTCATAACGGCCACTTTAACCCTGGAGGGTCCGCATCCGCAGATCGGCAGCAGTGAAGCAATGGAGAATGTGAACCAGCACAGGACCGGGAGAGCCCGCCGATATTTCATATCCGCCTCCGGCATCCACAAGTTATCACGAATCGCTGCCAATTAAGTTAAGCATTTCGCATGGGGTTGTCAAGTGATAATGGGTAAACAGCGGACCATGCCCTACCTGCAATTTCTCCGTATCCGGTCCTTTGCCGGGCCATAGCCCTTTCGCAGGGCAATTCTGAAATCAACGCAGGCCCCTTTCCTGTCTCCCTTGAGGTTCTTGACAAGGCCCCGGTTGCAGTATCCCATCCCGTTATCCGGGTCCATCTCGATGGCTTTCTGAAAATCGCCCAGGGCGCCGGCGTAATCCTTCTTCTTCGCCCTGCACACGCCCCTGTTGTTGTAGGCTTTATAATAATCCGGCTTCAATGCAATGGCCTTCGTGAAGTCGGCGATGGCGCCCGCGACGTCCCTCAGGGCCTCCCGTGAGACGCCCCTGTTGTAGTAGGAGACATGATACCCGGGCTTGAGTTGTATCGACCTGTTAAAATCAGCCACCGCCCCGCGGTGGTCCTTCAGCTCCTGCTTTGCCAGGCCCCTGTTGTTGTACGCCACGTAATCATCCGGCCTGATCTCGAGGGCCCTGGTAAAAGAGTCAATGGCGCCTTTGAAATCGCCGGCTCTATACCTGTTTACCCCTTCATTCAGGGAATCGGCGGCTCCGATCGGTGCCGGTGAAAGGACCGCCCACAGAAGTCCCATGGCGATAATGAGGCCGATTTTTTTCATGGAGCGTTACCGCGAATCAGAGCGATCGTGCCGGAAGGGCCGTCAGTACCGCCGGCCCCCGCAATCGTTATTTCTTTTTAAAGAATATCTTCGTGTTGGCGGCGCTGGTTATGACCAGCTCCCTGTCGGTGAGCGCCAGGATACGCATCTTCACCGCGTTCTCGCTTCTCACGATCAGATCGCCCTGGACCTGGTAGGTGCCGCTCACTTCAGGCTTCTGCTTGTCCCCCAGCTTCGATTTTTCGCGATAGGTCCCGTCGGCGTTGAAGGTCATCAGCCATTCCGAGAAGACTTTCATGGCGAAGGGCTTCTTGCCGGTCAGATTGGTTTCGGTCTTTTCATAGGACCAGGTGCCGACCAGCTTTTTCGCGTCAAAGGCCCATGCCGGCGCCGACACGACCGCGAACATGAGGATAAAAGCCATCATGGTTAATAAGCGAAACCTTTGCATTTTCCTGCTCTCCTTCTGATATTTTCATACCGCCCCCCAGTGCCGTCATCGATGGTACGGGCCGCGGCTGGGACCTGCTATTATTAATTTATTGCCGCACGATCTTCGGACATTTCACCTTCAGGAACCTGTCAAGCTCGTCATTGTTCTTGAATTTGAAAATGACCTCATCCGAGTCCCTGGGATCACGGATCGAAATGTCGCTGTTTTTTATCGCGCACCTATTCCCGTAGCCGTCAAGAATGACCGAGGGGCTCCAGAGCAGCGTGCTGTTGGTTTCACCGGTGCGCCATCCATAATCGATGATAAGGGATCCTTTCAGGGGCCGTATCTCAACGCCCCCCTTGTTTTTCACCATGCCGTCAAAATGCCCCAGCGGCATCAAGGTCACGGTATAGCCCTCAATCCCGGTAAGCTCCCCTGTTTCAGGAGAAAAATACGCGGTATGACCGCTCGGCAGAAGGGCCTCGACCGTGGATTCGTCCCTGCTGCTGAAGGAAGGGTCCCGGTTTTCCTTGATCGGAAGCAGGTGGTAGGTCCGCGATCCGGTGGCCTTCGACATCCTGTCATAATCATCTGTCCCGATAAAAACCATCACCAGTCCGCTTGCGTAAAAGGAATAGGACCTGTTCCTGTTTGCCAGGGACTTTCTTTTCTGATACGCCTGGTCTGTCGATAAAAACAGTCCCTGCCACTTTGACTTCTGGATCTTCACCTCAAGGTTGTTGAAGGTGGCAAAGGTATTCTCCTGGGCCTCGCTCTTCCGGTCAGGCAGGATAAGGCAGCAGAGTGTTATCAGGAAAGCGGCCGATGCAGCCAGTATTTTTTTCATGGGAACTCCTCCATGTTTGCTGATGCAAAGATTGGCCTTTATTTTCAGCAATTGTCAAGATAAAAAACTGCTACGCTGCAGGCGCCGATAACTATCGGCCATTCACCGATAACTATCGGCCTCCCACCGATAACTATCGGTTGTTTGATACCCGGAACCCCGGGATGGGGATAGCCCGTGACACGGGCCGGACTATTTTAAAAGGGAGGGGGGTGTCAACACGGACACCCCCTCCCTTTTGATCCCACCCCCCGTGCCGCCTCAAGCGCCGGCGGAGGCTTTGGCGCTTAACTCGCCCTCATTCACTCCGCTCCGCTCCGTTCGGTGAGGGCTCAGACAACAAGCGCCTATCAGTGTCCGCCCTGCGGGCGGACGTTTGAGGGCCTCAATGCATCATGGTCTTTTTTACCCTGGCGCCTGGATCATCGGCTGATGAATTCGAAAACAGTAGGAAACGGGGCGAGGGATTTGGATTGAAGCTCAAATCAGCCGGAGGGTGGTACCTGGCGGCAGAAAAGGCCGCCGCCACCGACTCAATACCGGAGCACGCGGTGGTTATCCCAGTCGGTAATATATACCCTATCTGAATAAACAGCTATACCCCAGGGATGGTATAAGCTTGTAGCGGTGGGAGAAGCAGCTCCAGCCCCCTGATTGATGGCAGCGGATGTTAAGCTACCACCCTGGCCATAAACCCCAGTTGCGGTCACACTGGTTCCCCAGTAATGCAGTACACGATTGTTGTTATGATCAGCAATATAGACACCACTCGCATCAAGCGCAACACCTGTCGGGCCATTCAAACCTGTTGCGCTAGTAGAGGATCCGTTCGAGGTAAAATTTGTTCCTGAAGCACCCTGACCATAGACCCGCGTCGCAGTCGTGCTGGTCCCTTCATAATACAGAACCCGATGATTCTGGTAATCAGCGATATATATACCACCTGCATCAACCGCTAATCCGCAAGGATAATACAAACTACTGGCGCTGATGCCGCCTTTATTATCGTTACTGGTTGCGAAATTACCGCCCTGACCATAAACACGGGTCGCCGTCGTGCTAGTTCCAGCATAATATAGAACTCGATTGTTCCCCGCATCAGCGATATAAATCCCAACTCCGTCCGTCGCTATTGCATAAGGAATATATAAACCGCTTTCAGCTAAACTAGGATAATTTAAAGCTTGAGTTGTAAAATCACCTCCCTGGCCATAAACCCGCGTTGCTGTTGTACTGTCCCATTCAAAAAACAGCAAACGGTGGTTATTGGGATCAGTTATATATACATCGCCCGCATAAATCGCTACAGAATATGGGTCACTCATGCTTGCAGCGCTGACGCCGCCGTTATTATTAATAGCAGTTGAGAAACTGCCGCCCTGACCATAGACCAAAGATGCTTCTGTACTATTCCCTGCATAATATAATACTCGATAATTCCGACTGTCAGCTATATAAACACCATGATCATTAATTGCAATGCTTGCCGGCCTAACTAAACTTTTTGCACTTATACCGTCTTTATTGGGGTTTGATGTTGTAAAATCACCCCCCTGCCCGTACACTGCCACCGCGATCGGATTATAGGGCATCCGTGTCGCCTGCTTCACCGAATACCCCATGGCGTTCCGGGCCACTACTATTATGCGATATGTTTTATTCATATCCAGGCCGGCGAAGACAAATCCCCCGGCCGCGGTATCGAGGGAGCCCTGGGTATAGATTCCGGACACTTCATGGCCGGTAACGCTTATTTCGCCGTCAATGCCGCAGTAGACGGCAATGGTCGTGTCAAGGTGCCCGTCAGTGGCCAGGGTCGGCCGCGGAACCAGGATTGAGCCGGAATCCGCTAACGGCCCCAGGTCGTTCAGCGCCGGCGGCGCCAAAAGAATGATCCCCATGTTTTTAAACACGCCGGTGTAGAGGTCGCCGCAGGCCAGGACAGGCCAGATCAGGACCGCCACCAGTAATAATTTCATGAAGGTTTTCATTACACCGCCCCCGCACAAATCGTTAAAACCTGAACCCGATGGCACCGGTCAGGCTTATAAAATCCATGAGACCTTTATTCTCGATAATGCCGCCGTACCGGGCGCCGGCGCGCAGCAGCAGGAATTTCTTTATGATGAAGGTGCAGTCCAGGCCCGCGGCGAACATGGGCTCCACCTGGCTCCTTGTCCGGTAGCGCTGGAACAGCAGCGACTCCACCAGACCTTCCATGAACACGCTCCGGTCAGCCCTGTTCCAGCTCCCGCCCATGGCGATCGACGGGTCCAGGGAGAACCACCGGGTGAGCTGTATCCGGTAGGATATCTTCCCCATGAAGGGGACCATGGCGGTGAAGGTGGACTTGCCGGTCTTGCCTTCCAGGTATGAATATCCCGTCTCAATCCCCAGGCCGAGTCCGTCCAGGAAGAGGTTGTCCACCCCGACGTAGAGGGCCACGCCGTAGCCCGGCTTATAGAGGCGCCCGAAATCGCGCAGGGGCACCACGCACCCTGACCGGGCGGTGAACACGGTGTAGCGCAGAAGGCCGGTGGAAACCGGGTAGCTGTCCTCCGACTCCATGCCCCGCACGTCAATAGAGCGCACCGTGAAGGTCTCTTTCTTTGCCGGCGATAGGTTCTTAACCGCGAAGTCCGTCCTTTCCGTGGCGCCGATGGCCCTGAATCCACCGCCTTCCCTGCGGTACACGCGGTAGCCGGCTATCCTCCTGAATTCGTCCTTTACCTCGCCCCAGGTTATAATGGCCGAGAGCTCCTTTGCGTCCTTCGACAACTCCTTCTTGCAGGTCACGGGGTAAGGATAGGCGGGACGGCTCACGCCGGTATTGAAGGCAATCTCCGCCCCGGAATCCGATTCATCCTTCGTGTTGTCCACGGAGGTCACGATGACGCCGTACTGGGTGCTGTCCCTGAGGCCCTTTATCTGGAACACGCTCTCCGAGGTCCTGCCTACAAGCCGGTACCCCGATGGAATCTTCACCTTCCCGGCCGGTACCGCCTCTTTCGAACCGCCGTCCTTCCCGGGAACATCGAAGGTCTTCAGGTAGACATTGTAATCGCTGATGACGCCGCCGCAGGGGTCCTCCGCCCTCTCCCAGGCCAGGTGCGCGGTATAGACCCGGTCCCGGTCCGAGGCCATCTTCGCTATCCTCACGCCCCCGGGCGGGACCGGCCTCCCCTTTTCCGTCACGATCCTGATCTCGTTGCTCGGGAGGGACTCATAATTGTCCCGGTCCACCGCTGTCACCCTGGCCAGGTATTCCATGTTGCAATTGAGGCCGGTCACCCGGAACCTTGTTCCCAGGCTTGTCCCCGCCTCCCGGTACTGGCCGCCCCTGGGGCTGACGTATATTTTGTATTTTTTCACCGGGTTATAGGGCGGTTTCCAGGCAAGGTCCACGTGCTTCTGGGAGACTCTGCCGTTCAGGCCCGTGGGATTTTTCCGCGCCATGAAGAGCACGTCCTCCCTCCTGATCACGATCTCCTTCGGCGAGGTGATATCGGTCCGCACCGTGTACGCTTCCTGGTCCTCATCCACGATGTAGGCCTCCAGGACCTTGCCGTCGGTCTTGTTGATGTAAACCTTGCCCATGTAGACCCGGGTGAATAGGATGCGGAGCACCGCGCCCCGGGCAAAGACCGTGACGGAGCCGTCACTCTTTTTCACGGTTACGGCCGCCGGCGTCTCGTTCAGGATCTTCCCCTCGATGATGCGTCCGTCTCGGAGAAACACGAATTCCGCCCCGGCCCGGCTGATCCCCGCCAGGAGGACCGCGATGATCGTTATACCGATAACTATCGTTCTTTTCATAGATAATTCCGTCTCAATGCTGATGGAGAGGCCTCGCGGCATCCCGTCATTGCCTTTCAGTACAGGAACGGCAGGATTTCCTGGTAAAAATTTCTGTATTCGCTTTTATAGATATGCTTGTAGCCGCCATATGTCTGGTCCCACACTATAATGGTCTCTCCGCTGTTGTTCATTGCCGCGAATGGTACATTCGCCGATGTTTCTGAAGGGACCTCGGAATCTATGTTTTCAATCAAAAGGTCAGATGGATATTTCCAGGAGCCATTGCGGTACTCGGCTTTGTATATATGATAATTGCTTCCATCATCCTGTCTCCATGCTATAACAGCGTCGTTCCCTCCCATGGCCACAGATGGATTTGTCGCACTTCCATTGTCAGGATCGATGTGATCATCAATGCCAGGCCTGCTCCAGGCGCCGTTGCGATAATCTGCTTTCTGTATATGACTTATGCCGTGTATTGTCCTAGTCCAGGCGACAACTGCATTGCCATTCCGGTCCATGGCTATCTGCGGGCTTAAACCGCCATCTACGCCCGTACCGGCATCGTCAAGTCGATTATCGTCATCACTGGCCGGATGGTCCCAGTTGCTGCCATTGTAGTAACTGTAGAATATTCTATTTAGAGAACCACCCGTCTGCTGTTGCCATGCAACAAGAGCCGATCCGTTATCGCTCATTGCAACTTTAGGAATAAATGCACCATTAAAATCACCGCCGCTGTAACTGATCTTAATGGGACCGGACCATGATGCGCCCCGGTACTCGTTCATGTATGTTTGCAAAGCTGAACCGTCACTCTGTTGCCAGGCGATGACAGCATTGCCCTGTTTGTCAATGGCAACCTGAAGACATGATGCATGGTTGGGACCTGAACTCATTGGTCCAATGGGGGAACCAGGATCCAAAACACCATTATGAATCTCTCTTCTATAAATTTGGTAAATTCCGCCGTTCATTTGAGTAAATACAATATACCCATTGCCGTTAGCGTTCAAGGCTGAGGCGATCTCTTCGGTAGGAGCAGTCGAAATCGTCTCCATGGTACCCCGAACACCGTTATTGAACAACAGCAACCTGGCAAATGTCCCATCATAATCATTTTGCACCCACGCAATAACTGCAGTACCATTATCGCATATGGACACAGTGTGATTATCAATTGGATCGGCTGTTGCACTGTTTAACTTATCATTATCAAAATCACAGGGATGAATCCATCTCCCATTTCGATATTCACTTTTAAAAATGCTGTTATTGCCACTATCAGGCTTCGATAGCCATGTAATGACGGCATTACCGCTGCTATCAACAACAACCATCGGTTTTTCAGAAGTTGGTTTTTTTAATACTGAATCACAATCTATATTATCCGCATCCAGGTTCGCCGGATGTGCCCAACTGAAAGGATATTGTATCAGAAAACTATATCCCCTCTTCACCAACCCCGTGTTCAGATCATCGCACCCTGCCGCCAGCAGCGCCGATATGGCCATCATACCGATAACTATCGGTCTTACTATATTTACATTCATAGCGTCACACTCCCGTTAAAACGTTGCACCAGCCCCGGCGTAAAAGGACATGAAATCCATCAAACCGCTCTTCTCTATGATGCCCCGGTAGTCCGCGCCGAACTCCAGCAGGGCAACATCTTTAAGGGTAAAGGAGCAGTTCACGCCGATAGAGAACATCATCTGCACCGCGCCCTTCTCCTTGACCGGCGGCTTGAGGAACATGACCGCCGGTCCGGCGACCTCCGGCACGTACTTAACACGATCGTATACGCCGCCGAAGGCGGCGCGGGGGCCGATGGAAACCCAATCGGCAAGGGGCACGCGGCACGCGAAGGCGGCCATGAAGGGGACCATCCAGGCCGACTTGACATGGCGGGCCTTCCCAAATAAATAATAGAAACCTGTTTCAGCGCCGATATCAAGCCACCGGGTGAACAGATTTTTTCCGTATACGGCCAGGGAGCCTCCAAAACCGTGCCGGTAGAGTTTCCCGTAGTCGCGGATGGGAAGGATATAGCCCCCCCGCGCCGAGATGATGGCCCCGGGAATCAGGTCCGTGGAGACTACGGCGCTATTCACCGACTCAACGTTCCGATCGTCCACGGAGCGGAGCACGAACCGGTGCTTGTCCAGCGGGTCCAGGTTCTTCAGGTCCCATTCGGTTTTTTTAGTCGCGCCCACCAGGGTATAGCCCTTCGCTCCCCTCCGATAGAGGCGGTAATCGGTGATGGATCCACCGCAGGGGTCCTTTGCCCTGTCCCAGGCGATCCGCGCGTTGAAGGGCTTTTTCTTGTCAGGCCGCGTCACCTTCATGGACACGCTTCCCGGCGGGAGCGGCTCGCCCTTCAGGGTAGTGAAATGGACCTCGTTGCTCGGCAGGGACTCGTAGTTGTCCCGGTCCACCGCTGTCACGTATGTTGAATAGGTGCCGTTGCACGCAAGGCCCGAGACGCGATATCTGGCGAAAAGGGATGTGCCGTCGAGACGGTACTCGCCGCCCCGGGGCCGGATGTACACCTTGTAGTGTTTGACCGGGTTGAAGGGCGCGAGCCAGGCCAGGTCCACGTGGCGCTGGGCGACCTTCTCCTTCAGGGCCGAGGGGTTCTTCCGCGCCATGAATAGCACGTCCTGGCGCCTGATCACCATTTCCTTTGTCGAATTCAGGTCGGTCCGCACCGTGTACGTTTCCCGGTCCTCGTCCACGATAAAGGCCTCCACCACCTTGCCGTCGGTCCGGTGGATGTAGACCTTCCCCATGTACACG harbors:
- a CDS encoding PAS domain S-box protein, with product MRSIRFTYILLEALTLAVALFFSLLLLYTLQKGIKERYIARHVTSIETIEIMVEKFLNDNTMAFANFMEMPNRERASMLRPVFSDIYYCDNKLHIAMIITKEEDSHIFAGYDLGKSKVGPFLMGLGPGKPRHSPMYRSPENDGLSVYIAAQRGDGFLVGRIGMEKFREYLSRMAGYANSIIMLATNDGYILLSTDMSHQVNVLPDRAEKELELSGKKYLYTKKHSAKLDNYIAIFTPLENVYDIVRSVQASIVVFVAVIFMVIVSKVIWQSVKMIQPLGRLSAYLGAWNIDRVGLDLPKQFIAYEEISLLYDSFREKSAQINNAVNALRESEEKFRTTLSAMVDQVFVFSGEGRFVLCHAPGSVGDGVFSCDSVGKIFSDVMIGDMAEKFGAAFDANRRGGQAEFDFSADRAGEARWYSAKVSPNNIGGVYGGSIAVIRDITERKRAEEQARTDLKEKDVLLKEIHHRVKNNLNVITSLLGLQSDQLEGKGEVVEAFRESRNRIFSMALVHEKLYQTKDYTRVNFKEYIEEMAGELMRAYAVGNNVSLEYGIDNVLLDINMAIPCGLILNELVSNALKHAFPGMAPGTIGIFLRAGEGGSHELIVSDNGRGLPPGFDIEAVESLGLKLVKILSEQIGGTLAIESGRGAKFTIAFTDGSS
- a CDS encoding fibronectin type III domain-containing protein; translation: MKRTIVIGITIIAVLLAGISRAGAEFVFLRDGRIIEGKILNETPAAVTVKKSDGSVTVFARGAVLRILFTRVYMGKVYINKTDGKVLEAYIVDEDQEAYTVRTDITSPKEIVIRREDVLFMARKNPTGLNGRVSQKHVDLAWKPPYNPVKKYKIYVSPRGGQYREAGTSLGTRFRVTGLNCNMEYLARVTAVDRDNYESLPSNEIRIVTEKGRPVPPGGVRIAKMASDRDRVYTAHLAWERAEDPCGGVISDYNVYLKTFDVPGKDGGSKEAVPAGKVKIPSGYRLVGRTSESVFQIKGLRDSTQYGVIVTSVDNTKDESDSGAEIAFNTGVSRPAYPYPVTCKKELSKDAKELSAIITWGEVKDEFRRIAGYRVYRREGGGFRAIGATERTDFAVKNLSPAKKETFTVRSIDVRGMESEDSYPVSTGLLRYTVFTARSGCVVPLRDFGRLYKPGYGVALYVGVDNLFLDGLGLGIETGYSYLEGKTGKSTFTAMVPFMGKISYRIQLTRWFSLDPSIAMGGSWNRADRSVFMEGLVESLLFQRYRTRSQVEPMFAAGLDCTFIIKKFLLLRAGARYGGIIENKGLMDFISLTGAIGFRF
- a CDS encoding amino acid ABC transporter substrate-binding protein: MKYRRALPVLCWFTFSIASLLPICGCGPSRVKVAVMTKLEAGSIVGSSEINASKLFLDDNNVNNMEIIPLDDGWNPARAVEAYGELEKRGIRILVTSHTSNCALALEKLIQRDHVLTFVTGAATPLLKDKDDYIIRNIQDVGSEQKSIAEYINGLPGDGIIIIRDTDNNAYTGPALDHFKRHLKKQISGIIEISIGKFNIDDINRLIRNRGFGIAYLLIGGYNVASGSIAQAIRSVNPKAPIIFTPWMKTPTLLDTLGDAVNNSVMPSHYPPRKPGGPIDEYFKRFKERFGYSPTYISLNVYTALEILHDAVSAGHRDPDSIRRYIINRKKFKTRFNTIVFDKEGDVNAPLYFITDITKEF
- a CDS encoding NHL repeat-containing protein, yielding MKTFMKLLLVAVLIWPVLACGDLYTGVFKNMGIILLAPPALNDLGPLADSGSILVPRPTLATDGHLDTTIAVYCGIDGEISVTGHEVSGIYTQGSLDTAAGGFVFAGLDMNKTYRIIVVARNAMGYSVKQATRMPYNPIAVAVYGQGGDFTTSNPNKDGISAKSLVRPASIAINDHGVYIADSRNYRVLYYAGNSTEASLVYGQGGSFSTAINNNGGVSAASMSDPYSVAIYAGDVYITDPNNHRLLFFEWDSTTATRVYGQGGDFTTQALNYPSLAESGLYIPYAIATDGVGIYIADAGNNRVLYYAGTSTTATRVYGQGGNFATSNDNKGGISASSLYYPCGLAVDAGGIYIADYQNHRVLYYEGTSTTATRVYGQGASGTNFTSNGSSTSATGLNGPTGVALDASGVYIADHNNNRVLHYWGTSVTATGVYGQGGSLTSAAINQGAGAASPTATSLYHPWGIAVYSDRVYITDWDNHRVLRY
- a CDS encoding tetratricopeptide repeat protein — encoded protein: MKKIGLIIAMGLLWAVLSPAPIGAADSLNEGVNRYRAGDFKGAIDSFTRALEIRPDDYVAYNNRGLAKQELKDHRGAVADFNRSIQLKPGYHVSYYNRGVSREALRDVAGAIADFTKAIALKPDYYKAYNNRGVCRAKKKDYAGALGDFQKAIEMDPDNGMGYCNRGLVKNLKGDRKGACVDFRIALRKGYGPAKDRIRRNCR